The Stieleria maiorica genome includes the window ATGCTGGTCAAAGACATCAATCCCGACCAAAGTATCATTGACCGTCCGCAAGAATTGACCGATGTCAACGGAACCCTGTTCTTCACCTCCTATGAGAATGGGTATGAAAACCGCGAGTTGTGGAAAAGCGATGGGACTGCGGCTGGGACCGTGATGGTCAAGGATCTTGCGATCGACACGAGCGATCCGTTGAATCCTGATCCTTCGATCAGTTCGTATCCGACTTCGTTGACCAACATCGACGGCGTGTTGTTTTTTGTTGCCGAGGACCCGGAGAGCGGCGTCGAGTTGTTCCGGAGTGATGGGACGTCTGGCGGTACCGTGCAAGTCGCCGACCTGAACCCGAACGGTTCGTCATACCCGGACGATTTGACGGCTTTCGATGGGCATGTCTTTTTCTCGGCCGATGACGGTGTGACCGGCCGACAGTTGTTCAAAAGCCACCTGACGTCCGGTGATACGATGATGGTTGCAAACACCGCCGGCGGCCAAGACGCCTCGAACCCGACCGACTTGGAGGTCGTCGGGCAGACCCTGTTCTTCGCCGCCGAAGGTGTCGTGCCGGCGACCACCGTCAGTGCTGCGATCCCGACCCTGTCGGCCGACAATTCCATCTTGAACGGTTCGGCTTATGCAGGCGTCGTGGCGGAGGTCACCACCGGTCCCGATCGCGGCAACCTCGCCATTTTCGGCAGCAACGGCGTCTTCACCGCAAAGCCGCAAAACGGTTCCAACGACGGCCCCGGCTGGGTCGCCGCCGGAGCCAAGATCGGTGACGCGGGCGTGGTGCTGGATACATTGGCGCCGAACGACTTTTATCTCGCCGACATCGATTCGGGTGACTTGGTCGATGACTTCTGGGAATGGACGATCTCCGACGCCGCGGGGCTGACCAACATTAACTTCTCCGGATTTGCATCAGGGAATCAATTCGACGAAGCCCACGAAGGCTTGGTGTTTGAATTGTTCCTCAACAACTCGCCGACGCGAACGGCCGTGTTGGAGTTGGCCGGCGACGAACTGGACAACTGGTACGCCTCACGTGCGGCGGCTAACATTGCGATCAGCGATCCAGGGGGCGCCACCGTCACGACGGCAACCATTCGCATGACGCTCGGGCGTGACGGAGCGGCCACGTTTGCCGACGGAGGTTCCGAAGCGATCGTGGTGGGCGCACAACTGACTGCGGACCTGTCACCCCAGACGACGGCGCGCGTTCCCGTCGGTCGCGAATTGCACCAGACCACCGGTACGGCTGCCGGAACGGAGCTGGTCAAGGATCTGGTTCCCGGCAGTGGCTCCAACCCCAGCGATCTGACGCAATCCGGCGGCCTGCTGTATTTTTCCGCCGATGAACCGGTCGGTACCGGACGCGAGTTGTGGGTCAGCGACGGAACGTCCGGCGGGACGTTGCGGTTGATCGATTCACGGCCCGGCAACGATGCATACGGCGCACCGCTGGACGGAGATCCGCAAAACCTGGCCGACGTTGACGGGACATTGTTCTTCACCACCGTGGATGATTTCAATGACCGCGAACTGTGGACCAGCAACGGCGCTGCGCCCACCACTCATCCGGTTGCCAACATCAATCCCGGGACGCAATCGGCCGGCATTCGCAACGTCACTCCGGTCGGCGATCAGATCTACTTCATCGCCGAAGATGGCATCAACGGCGAAGCGGTGTGGCAGGCCGATCCGGACAGCGGCTCGGTCACGATGATCGCCGACATGACACCTTCGGCGATCGACAAGGTGTCGGGGCTGGCGAAATTCGGCAGTGGCGTGGTGTTTTACAATTCGATCGCGGGATCCGGTGGCGCGATGTACTACTACGACGGTTCGAACGCCGTCGAATTCTTGGCCAGGGCTCCGGTCTCCGTCGACTTGGAGGGGACGATGTTCGTCGAGAACCCGGCGGAGGGTCGTGTGTACTTCGTCGTCAATGATGCAACGATGGGCGAGGAACTCTGGAGCAGTGATGGAACGTCGGCAGGGACGGCGATGGTCCAGGATCTCAACGGCGGAAACGTCGGCAGCGATCCGAGGGATCTGACCGCGTTCAACGGCCGGGTCTACTTTTCCGCCGACGATGGCGTCTCGGGGCGCGAGCTGTTTTCCGCCGACGGCGGCGGGATCGGCATCCAGATCGAACGGGACATCAATCCCGGCACCGTCGGTAGCGACCCCTGGGATTTAACGACCAGCGGCGGACGCCTGTTCTTTTCTGCCGACGATGGCACCAATGGTCGCGAGCTGCACACGTCGACCGGAACGATGTTTGACATCAATCCTGGCGGTTCCTCCGACCCCGGCGCACTGACCGACATCGGCGGCACGCTCTATTTCGCCGCGGACAACGGAGTCGATGGTTCGGAACCGTTCCTATCCGACGGCACGGTGGCCAGCCAAGTCGCCGACATCGGCCCGCTGAGCAACAGTTCAAATCCCGACGGATTCACCGAGGTCGGTGGCAAGGTCTACTTTGCGGCCGAACAATCCAACCGTGGCGCCTTGTTGGAAGTCTTCTCGGGCATCGCCGGCACCCAGCTGACCGACCTGACCGGCGCGCCAAATTACCCGGATGCTCCCGATTCGGTGGCCCTGCTCGACGCCTTCGAGATCCCGACCAATGCGGGCAGCAATTATGGCGCTCGGGTCCGCGCCTACCTGACGGTTCCCACGAGCGGCGACTACACGTTTTGGATCGCGTCGGATGACCAGGGATCGTTGCTGTTGAGTTCCGACGAGAATCCTGCCAACGCAACTCAGATCGCGTCGGTTCCGGTGTGGACCAGCGCGCGCCAATACGACAAGTACCCCGCCGATCAGCAATCGGCTGCGGTTTCTTTGGTCGCCGGCCAAGTCTATTACATCGAAGCGTTGATGAAGGAAGGCAGCGGCGGTGACAATTTGTCCGTCGCCTGGGCCGGTCCCGAGATCGCCGGTCCGACCGTGATCGACGGACAGTATCTCACCCGATTCGGCGTCAGCCCCACCGACTTGGGCACCGGACGGGAGTTGTGGATCACCGACGGAACCTCCGCCGGGACGGACTTGGTCGCGGATCTCCAGCCCGGCATCCAAAGCAGCGATCCCCAGCTCCAGGCGTCGACCGGATTGAGGCTGCTGCTGAGTGTGACCGATGACGGAGCGGTCGGTCGCGAGCCGTGGAGCAGTGGCGGCGCGGCGGCCAACACCGCCTTGATCACAGACTTGAACCAAGACCTGCGTTACGGAAGCAATCCGGAACAGTTTCAGCGTTTCGGCGACGGCTTCATCTTTGTCGCTGACGATGGCTTGGTCGGAAACGAATTGTTCCAATTGACGATCAATGCCCCGCTCGCGCCGACGGTCGAAATTGCGGCGCCGCCGGGAGTGTATCCGCCGGTCGGGCAAATGCAGCGTTCGATGCTCGAATCGGTCAGCCTGGTCTTTGAGGAAGAAGTCTCGATTACCGAATCCGGCATCGAACTCGTCAACCGCGACACCGGGACGGAGGTGACGTCGTTGATCGTGAATTCTGTGTTCCGTAACGGACAAACGATCGTCGAACTCACGTTTGGCCCCGGACCCTCGGTCGTTACCCGCGACCAAGCCGGCACGACCGGATTGCTGAATTCGTTGGCCGACGGGAACTATCAATTGACGGTGCGTTCGACTGCCGTCGCGTCGCTGCAGACGGGATTGAATCTCGACGTCGACTTCGTGCACGGTGAACTGGCGGCCGATCGCTTCTTCCGCTTCTACGGTGACAGTGACGGAGACCGTGATGTGGACGGGCAAGACTATGGACGTTTCGGCACGACGTTTCTGCGCACGTCACCGGACGAATACAATCCCGATTTGGACTTCGATGGCGATGGTGACGTCGACGGTCAAGACTATGGCCGGTTCGGAGTGCGGTTCCTGAAACGCCTGGATCATTCATGAATCGGATTGCCGATCCGGCTCCGCGTGACCGGGGGCGTCGGCTGCGGCAATGATCAGCTGATTCGATGCGACCCCCAGACCCAAAAACAGCGGCGGGATCAATATGATCCACGGAAACCGAGCGGCATCACTGGCGAATGCTTTCAATCCGAGATCAAAAATGATCGGAAGAGCCATTGCCGCCACCCAATAGAACATGTTGGCTTTAACGAGTTTTTTTGTGTGCATCGATTTCATCGCAGGGGCCTAAGGTGGGGAAGGTGCTTAGGGAGTTGGCAGTTCCCGGTCGATCCGGCAACGGAGCTCCGCGATTGATTGAACGCCGGCTCGGCGTTCGTGGGCTGCCGAAAAGGGGCAGGAATCCTTGTTTTCCGTCGGAATGTAATGCTCGTCTAACGCACGATCAGTCCGAATCGCCATACGCACCGGCGGAGTAGGTCAGTTCGTAGCTGTGAGAATAGATTTCGATGATGTTGCCGAAAGGGTCTTCGCAGTACACCATCCGGTAGGGTTTTTCACCGGGGTAATATTCGCGGACCGGCATTCGTTGCTTGCCGCCGTTTTCGACGATCCGCTTGGCGAGACCTTCCACGTCGGGGTCCTGCACACAAAAGTGGAACACGCCGGTCTTCCAGTACTCGAAATTGTTTTCCGGCTTTTCTGCATTCGCAAACTCAAAGAGTTCGACACCGATTTTGTCGCCGGTCGCCAAATGGGCAATCCTGAACCGTCCCCAGCCATCGCCGAAAACGTCGTCGCACATCACGCCGATCGCAGAATCATCGGAGACGATTTCGGTCGGCGGCATGATGACATACCATCCCAGCGTTTCGGTGTAGAACTCAACGGCGCGGTCGAGATCCGTGACGGAGATGCCGATGTGGGAAAACGATCTTGGATAGGTCATTGTGTGCTCAAAAGTGAATAGGACCGCGAGATCACCGATGCCTGGCGAGAGGCTGACGCCGGCTGATCGACGACGCCGTCCAGATCATTGGCGTTTCCGCGGCGGGGCGTATTTTTCATAGCTCGGGGCGTCGTAGAGTGACCGCAGGTGGTCGTAGGTTTGGTGAAGCGTTTTCCGCACATCCGCATACCCCGGGTCCGCATAGACATTCCGCATTTCTGCGGGGTCGTTGACCAAATCGAACAGTTGCCATTCATCGGTCCAAGGCAAGTAGAACAGTTTGTGCCTGTGTGTCCGTACACCGAAGTGCTGCGGAACGGCGTGTTCGCCCAGTTCGTAATAGGCATAGTAGAGCGCATCGCGAATCTGTTGCTCGCTGTCTCGCAAAACCGGAACGATGGACTTGCCTTGAACTTCGTCGGGTGTTTCCAGTCCGGCCATGTCCAGAAACGTGGGGGCATAATCGATATTCTGAATCAACGCGGTGGGCTTCGAACCGGGATCGATCACGCCGGGCCAGCGGATCACAAACGGCATCGTGAAGGATTCTTCGAACATCCAGCGTTTGTCGAACCAACCGTGTTCGCCAAGGTAAAACCCTTGGTCGGAGGAATAGATGACGACGGTGTTGTCGGCCAGTTGATGGTCGTCCAAGTACTCGAGCAATCTCCCGACGCTCTCATCGACCGCTTTGACGGTTTCCAGATAGTTCTGCATGTAACGCTGGTATTTCCAACGGACCAACGCGCGATGATCGATCGACCCGGTTTTGTACTCGTCGATGAAGGCCTTGTTTTTCGGAGCAAAGTGCGCGTCCCATTGGGCTTTTTGCTCCGGGGTCATGCGGTTGTATTCCGGTGTTCCGTAAGACCGAAATTCGGGCAGCGTCACCCCCTGCATCTCTTCCTTGCGGAGTTTCAGATCGTAGGCCCATGTCATGTGCCGATCGATTTCCATCTCGTTGGTCGGCAACGTCTTGCTGCGCGTCGCGTAGTCGTCGAACAGGTTGTCGGGCTCGGGGATCGTGACGCCATCCAGTGCGCCCAGGTGGCGGAGCGCCGGTGAAAACGTCCGGTGCGGTGCCTTGTGCTGGCACATCAGCAAGAACGGTTTTTCGGCGTCCCGTTGATCCAGCCACTCGATGGCTTTGTCGGTGGTGATGTCGGTCGCATAGCCTTCGAACTTGCGTTGCTTGCCGTCCATCGAGATGAACACCGGATTGTAGTAGCTGCCCTGTCCTGGCAGGATGTCCCAATGGTCAAACGCGACGGGATCCGTTTTCAGGTGCCATTTTCCGATCACGGCGGTCTGGTACCCGCCGCGCTTGAGCGATTTGGCGACCGTCCATTGGGATTGATCAAATCCCGTGCCGGTGTTGCGCAGGAACCCGTTCTTGTGGCTGTGTTTGCCGGTCAGGATGCAGGCCCGCGAGGGGCCGCAAATGGAGTTGGCGCAAAAGGAGTTGCGAAACAGGGCGCCTTCATTTGCGATCCGATCAATGTTGGGGGTCGGCGCGACCTCCGCCAGTCGTCCGCCATAGGCAGAAATCGCGTTCAATGCATGGTCGTCGGAAAAGATGAACAGGATGTTCGGCTGCCGGGCCGTGACGTGAGGGGCGATGCACGATAGGGCGAATACTGTCAGCAAAACTTGGGGCAGTGCAATCGGTCGTTTCATCAGTCGGCGGTCGCGTCGAAAGGTGGGGCGTGCGTGAAATCAAAGTTCGATCTACCCAGTTTAGGGACGATCGGAAGACCGGTGTGAGAGGTTGGACAGGTGGTTCGTAACGAAGGTCCGTTTTACCCCCTTGGTCGGCTTTCTTTTTTGAGCCATATTTCCGGGAACGCGTTGCGTCCGACCGGCGTCTGATCAGACTCTGCCGCTGATTGATTCGCCAACGGCTGGCGGATCGGGGACAGCAATGCCATCAAATGAGGAATGAAGCTAGAATGGATGCCGACAAGATTGACGCTATCGTCCGCTCGGTCGTTGTTTACGGAATCGGGCTGGTCGCGCTGGTGCTGGCCGCTCAGAAGTTTCTGTTCTGACTAGGCGTCGAAAGCATCAGCCTCGACTTGGCGAAGCACATCGGCGAACGGGATTTGCTCGCAGACGCCAAAGCTGGCGTGGCGTGAAAGTCGCGAACGCACCATCTTGGGTGACGACAAACCACACAAGAATCGAGCTCGCTGCCGGGCGGTCGAAAAGTGGTCCGGATACTGCTTGCAGACTTCCTGCAGCGAACGACGCACCCCGTCACCGATCTCACGTCTGGCGATGGCGGGAATCGTGAAGGGGCCTTCGCCGATGCAGTGGCTGCAAATGCCACAGGGATCATCCATCGTCTCGCCGAAATGTTCGGCCAGCAACCGTGATTGGCAACTCGACGCACGGGCGATGGTGAACACGTCCTCCAGCCGGGAAACTTCCGAGTGTTCGCGGCCCGACACTCTGTCGAAGTACTGGTCGGCGATCACCTTGGGCTGTTCCAGTCGTCTTTTCCAGCGATAGCCGTGAACCAGATCGCTGACGTTGACTTCGATCCAATTCTGGGCGGCCATGAAATCGACGGCTTTGACGATCCGTTGCCTGTCCTGCCCGAGTGCCTTGGCGGCGGTCACGGTATTGAGTGAGAACCACTTCCGCGCTTTGGTCAATTGCCCCAGCAACGCGGCCAGGAACTCACGCCGCTCGCCGTCGAAGTTGTTCAGGATGGCGCGAGAGGTTACCAGGGGGCGGATCTTGTAGGTGTCATAGCGCGGCGAGGTCGCTTGCAAGTAGCCGTCCAATTCCAGGTAGGTCAGCAACGTGCGGACGACCAGGATTCGAATGTCGGTTTCGAACGAAAGCTTGTAATGCGAAACAAAAAATTCGTTCGGTTGGCCGTGACAAAAATCGATCATCCGTCCGACGCTGTGACGACTGGGCGTGTCACCGTACGTGAAATTCTCCAGCACGACGCGGTCTTCGGGCAACAACAGTAATTCGCAGACCGATGGTTCGCCGTCGCGTCCCGCCCGGCCGATCTCTTGGGCATACGCTTCCAGCGATTTTGGCGGGTTGTAGTGATAGACGTAGCGGATGTTCGATTTGTCGATGCCCATCCCGAACGCAATCGTTGCAACGATGATCCCATCGCCGGACGCCAGAAACTGTTGTTGAATGTCCGTGCGTGTCTCGGCGTCCATTCCGGCATGGTAGGCGGTCGCCGGCAGTCCGTCGTCGCAAAGTTGCTCCGCGATCGTCTCGGCCGTCTTCTGTTTGGAGACATAGACCAGCGTGGCGCCGCGCTCGCGCGACGCAATGCGTTCCCGCAGCGTCGGGTAGTGATCGGCCGCCGACACGATGGTGCTTTTCAGTTGCAGATTGGGTCGGTGAAACGGTGTGCGAATCGCATCGTCAGGTTCGATGGCAAAGGCCTTGCGAATGTCGTCCAGCACCGCCGGTGTCGCGGTCGCGGTGAGCGCCAGGATGCGGTCGGCGTTGAGTTTGCCCGCCAGTTCAGCCAGTTTCAAATAGTCGGGGCGAAAATTGTGCCCCCATTGACTGATGCAATGGGCTTCGTCGACCGCAAACAGCGAGACGTCCAGTGAACCGACCGATGCCAGAAATCGTTCATTGAAAAAACGCTCCGGAGCCACATACAGCAGCCGGATCGATCCGTCGCGAATGCCCCGCATGGCGTCGCGGAATTCTTGCTCGGTCAACGAGGAATCCAAACGTGCGGCGCGAATCCCGCGGGCGGCCAACGCGTCGCATTGGTCTTTCATCAATGCGATCAGTGGCGAGACCACGACCGTCGTTCCGGTCAAGATTTGGCTGGGCAATTGGTAACACAGGCTTTTGCCGCCGCCGGTCGGAAACACCGCCGCGGCGTTCTTGCCGGCCAGTAGACGCTCAATCACCTCGGCTTGGCCGGCACGGAATTCGTCCAACCCGAACCGATCCCGCAACACCTGACCGGCTTCTCGACCCAAATCCGTTTCCGCCAATGCCATCCCGATTCCCTGTTTATACTGTGACGATCGGCTGCTGGCCGGCAGGCTTGCCGCGTGTACCGATGCCCAATTCCCCGATGTTGCTAAGGTTTACCAACACTGTCATGAAATCAATCCCGCTTCATTTATTTTTGTGTCCGCTGGTCGTCTGGACGCTGATGTGCTGCTGCCAGGTCGGGGGCTGGGCGCAGGAAACACCGCCCAATGTCGTGGTCATCTTCATCGACGACATGGGCTATGCGGACATCGGCCCTTTCGGTGACACGGGGTACCCGACGCCGAACTTGGACCGGATGGCAGCCGAAGGTCGCAAATTCACCGATTTCTGTGTGTCATCGGCCGTTTGCAGCGCCTCGCGGTCGGCGTTGATGACCGGTTGCTATCACAAACGGATCGGCATCTCGGGCGCTCTCGGCCCCAAATCGACGATCGGGTTGAATGCGAACGAGACGACGATCGCGGAAGTGTGCCGCAGCAAGGGGTACCGCACGGCGGTTTATGGAAAGTGGCACCTCGGGCACCATCCCAAGTTTCTGCCCACCAACCACGGCTTTGACGAGTATTACGGGATTCCATACAGCAACGACATGTGGCCGCTGCACCCGCAGACCGTCGCGCAACGCCGCATCGACCCCAACGCACCGAGCAATTGGGCAGAGTTGCCGATGATCGAGGACACCAAGATCGTCATTGATCGAATGGGGCCGGCGGACCAGGAGCAAATGACGAAACAGTTCACCGAGCGCGCCGTTGAATTCATCCGACGCGACAGCGACCAACCGTTTTTCCTGTACCTGCCGCACCCGATGGTGCACGTCCCGCTGTTCGTCTCCGACGCCTTTCGCGGCAAAAGCGGCCGCGGACTGTTCGGCGATGTGGTGATGGAAGTGGACTGGTCGGTCGGGCAAATCCTCGGCGCGATCGAAGACATCGGTGCCGAACGCAATACCCTGGTCGTTTTTACCAGTGACAACGGCCCTTGGCTTTCCTATGGCACACACGCCGGCAAAGCCACGCCGCTGCGTGAGGGCAAAGGCACGATGTTTGAAGGCGGCTATCGCGAGCCGACACTGATGTGGTGGAAAGGAAAAATCCCCGCAGGAACGACCTGTGACACCTTTGCCAGCACCATCGACTTGCTGCCGACCATCGCCGCATTGGCCGACGCCGAATTGCCCGATCACAAGATCGACGGACACGACATCCGCCCGTTGATGTTCGGCGATCAAGGTGCCAAAACACCCCACGAGTCGTTCGCGTGTTTCTACAAAGGCGAACTCGAAGCGGTGCGAAACGAGCGGTTCAAGTTGGTCTTTCCACACAAGTACCGCACGCTCAACGGACACCCGGGGGGGACCGCAGGCTTGCCGATCGCTTACCAACAACAGATGGCCAAACGGGCACTCTATGATTTGGACAACGACATCGGCGAAACCACCGACGTGTCCGAGGCGTTTCCCGAAGTCGTGGCCGAGTTGGAAGCCGCCGCGGCGCGGTATCGCAACGAGCTGGGCGACAAATTGACAACGACCAAGGGCTCCGAAATCCGCCCGGCCGGGAAACTGGAACCGGGCGACGAAGAGTTGCCCC containing:
- a CDS encoding ELWxxDGT repeat protein, encoding MNRRRRLASLIERLERRELLAFDVGLLADINQQGVSAAIDSLVQFRDEAYFVADDGRSGSELWKSDGTAEGTRMVVDLLPGPDGSLPEELTVLGSELFFTALDEFGETDLWKTDGTTAGTTLVFDADVNEAYYLRDLTASGQKLFFTAYQYQTGYELWVHDNVTGGTMLVKDINPDQSIIDRPQELTDVNGTLFFTSYENGYENRELWKSDGTAAGTVMVKDLAIDTSDPLNPDPSISSYPTSLTNIDGVLFFVAEDPESGVELFRSDGTSGGTVQVADLNPNGSSYPDDLTAFDGHVFFSADDGVTGRQLFKSHLTSGDTMMVANTAGGQDASNPTDLEVVGQTLFFAAEGVVPATTVSAAIPTLSADNSILNGSAYAGVVAEVTTGPDRGNLAIFGSNGVFTAKPQNGSNDGPGWVAAGAKIGDAGVVLDTLAPNDFYLADIDSGDLVDDFWEWTISDAAGLTNINFSGFASGNQFDEAHEGLVFELFLNNSPTRTAVLELAGDELDNWYASRAAANIAISDPGGATVTTATIRMTLGRDGAATFADGGSEAIVVGAQLTADLSPQTTARVPVGRELHQTTGTAAGTELVKDLVPGSGSNPSDLTQSGGLLYFSADEPVGTGRELWVSDGTSGGTLRLIDSRPGNDAYGAPLDGDPQNLADVDGTLFFTTVDDFNDRELWTSNGAAPTTHPVANINPGTQSAGIRNVTPVGDQIYFIAEDGINGEAVWQADPDSGSVTMIADMTPSAIDKVSGLAKFGSGVVFYNSIAGSGGAMYYYDGSNAVEFLARAPVSVDLEGTMFVENPAEGRVYFVVNDATMGEELWSSDGTSAGTAMVQDLNGGNVGSDPRDLTAFNGRVYFSADDGVSGRELFSADGGGIGIQIERDINPGTVGSDPWDLTTSGGRLFFSADDGTNGRELHTSTGTMFDINPGGSSDPGALTDIGGTLYFAADNGVDGSEPFLSDGTVASQVADIGPLSNSSNPDGFTEVGGKVYFAAEQSNRGALLEVFSGIAGTQLTDLTGAPNYPDAPDSVALLDAFEIPTNAGSNYGARVRAYLTVPTSGDYTFWIASDDQGSLLLSSDENPANATQIASVPVWTSARQYDKYPADQQSAAVSLVAGQVYYIEALMKEGSGGDNLSVAWAGPEIAGPTVIDGQYLTRFGVSPTDLGTGRELWITDGTSAGTDLVADLQPGIQSSDPQLQASTGLRLLLSVTDDGAVGREPWSSGGAAANTALITDLNQDLRYGSNPEQFQRFGDGFIFVADDGLVGNELFQLTINAPLAPTVEIAAPPGVYPPVGQMQRSMLESVSLVFEEEVSITESGIELVNRDTGTEVTSLIVNSVFRNGQTIVELTFGPGPSVVTRDQAGTTGLLNSLADGNYQLTVRSTAVASLQTGLNLDVDFVHGELAADRFFRFYGDSDGDRDVDGQDYGRFGTTFLRTSPDEYNPDLDFDGDGDVDGQDYGRFGVRFLKRLDHS
- a CDS encoding lactoylglutathione lyase family protein, producing the protein MTYPRSFSHIGISVTDLDRAVEFYTETLGWYVIMPPTEIVSDDSAIGVMCDDVFGDGWGRFRIAHLATGDKIGVELFEFANAEKPENNFEYWKTGVFHFCVQDPDVEGLAKRIVENGGKQRMPVREYYPGEKPYRMVYCEDPFGNIIEIYSHSYELTYSAGAYGDSD
- a CDS encoding sulfatase family protein — protein: MKRPIALPQVLLTVFALSCIAPHVTARQPNILFIFSDDHALNAISAYGGRLAEVAPTPNIDRIANEGALFRNSFCANSICGPSRACILTGKHSHKNGFLRNTGTGFDQSQWTVAKSLKRGGYQTAVIGKWHLKTDPVAFDHWDILPGQGSYYNPVFISMDGKQRKFEGYATDITTDKAIEWLDQRDAEKPFLLMCQHKAPHRTFSPALRHLGALDGVTIPEPDNLFDDYATRSKTLPTNEMEIDRHMTWAYDLKLRKEEMQGVTLPEFRSYGTPEYNRMTPEQKAQWDAHFAPKNKAFIDEYKTGSIDHRALVRWKYQRYMQNYLETVKAVDESVGRLLEYLDDHQLADNTVVIYSSDQGFYLGEHGWFDKRWMFEESFTMPFVIRWPGVIDPGSKPTALIQNIDYAPTFLDMAGLETPDEVQGKSIVPVLRDSEQQIRDALYYAYYELGEHAVPQHFGVRTHRHKLFYLPWTDEWQLFDLVNDPAEMRNVYADPGYADVRKTLHQTYDHLRSLYDAPSYEKYAPPRKRQ
- a CDS encoding RecQ family ATP-dependent DNA helicase; translation: MALAETDLGREAGQVLRDRFGLDEFRAGQAEVIERLLAGKNAAAVFPTGGGKSLCYQLPSQILTGTTVVVSPLIALMKDQCDALAARGIRAARLDSSLTEQEFRDAMRGIRDGSIRLLYVAPERFFNERFLASVGSLDVSLFAVDEAHCISQWGHNFRPDYLKLAELAGKLNADRILALTATATPAVLDDIRKAFAIEPDDAIRTPFHRPNLQLKSTIVSAADHYPTLRERIASRERGATLVYVSKQKTAETIAEQLCDDGLPATAYHAGMDAETRTDIQQQFLASGDGIIVATIAFGMGIDKSNIRYVYHYNPPKSLEAYAQEIGRAGRDGEPSVCELLLLPEDRVVLENFTYGDTPSRHSVGRMIDFCHGQPNEFFVSHYKLSFETDIRILVVRTLLTYLELDGYLQATSPRYDTYKIRPLVTSRAILNNFDGERREFLAALLGQLTKARKWFSLNTVTAAKALGQDRQRIVKAVDFMAAQNWIEVNVSDLVHGYRWKRRLEQPKVIADQYFDRVSGREHSEVSRLEDVFTIARASSCQSRLLAEHFGETMDDPCGICSHCIGEGPFTIPAIARREIGDGVRRSLQEVCKQYPDHFSTARQRARFLCGLSSPKMVRSRLSRHASFGVCEQIPFADVLRQVEADAFDA
- a CDS encoding sulfatase family protein, with the translated sequence MCCCQVGGWAQETPPNVVVIFIDDMGYADIGPFGDTGYPTPNLDRMAAEGRKFTDFCVSSAVCSASRSALMTGCYHKRIGISGALGPKSTIGLNANETTIAEVCRSKGYRTAVYGKWHLGHHPKFLPTNHGFDEYYGIPYSNDMWPLHPQTVAQRRIDPNAPSNWAELPMIEDTKIVIDRMGPADQEQMTKQFTERAVEFIRRDSDQPFFLYLPHPMVHVPLFVSDAFRGKSGRGLFGDVVMEVDWSVGQILGAIEDIGAERNTLVVFTSDNGPWLSYGTHAGKATPLREGKGTMFEGGYREPTLMWWKGKIPAGTTCDTFASTIDLLPTIAALADAELPDHKIDGHDIRPLMFGDQGAKTPHESFACFYKGELEAVRNERFKLVFPHKYRTLNGHPGGTAGLPIAYQQQMAKRALYDLDNDIGETTDVSEAFPEVVAELEAAAARYRNELGDKLTTTKGSEIRPAGKLEPGDEELPLVW